In Nicotiana tabacum cultivar K326 chromosome 19, ASM71507v2, whole genome shotgun sequence, one DNA window encodes the following:
- the LOC107817775 gene encoding putative pre-mRNA-splicing factor ATP-dependent RNA helicase DEAH2: MGTERKRKVSLFDVVDDMPAKKVNVGSLNGSMTPSINKWNGKPYSQRFYEILEKRKTLPVWHQKEEFLQALKSNQTLILVGETGSGKTTQIPQFVLDAVEVETADKRRKYMIGCTQPRRVAAMSVSRRVAEEMDVAIGEEVGYSIRFEDCSSARTVLKYLTDGMLLREAMADPLLERYKVIILDEAHERTLATDVLFGLLKEVLKNRPDLKLVVMSATLEAEKFQGYFFGAPLMKVPGRLHPVEIFYTQEPERDYLEAAIRTVVQIHTCEPPGDILVFLTGEEEIEDACRKINKEVSNLGDQVGPVKAVPLYSTLPPAMQQKIFESAPPPVVEGGPAGRKIVVSTNIAETSLTIDGIVYVIDPGFAKQKVYNPRVRVESLLVSPISKASAHQRSGRAGRTQPGKCFRLYTEKSFHNDLQPQTYPEILRSNLANTVLTLKKLGIDDLVHFDFMDPPAPETLMRALEVLNYLGALDDEGNLTRLGEIMSEFPLDPQMAKMLVVSSEFNCSNEILSISAMLSVPNCFVRPREAQKAADEAKNRFGHIDGDHLTLLNVYHAYKQNTEDPQWCYENFINQRALKSADNVRQQLSRIMARFNLKLCSTDFNSRDYYINIRKAMLAGYFMQVAHLERTGHYLTVKDNQVVHLHPSNCLDHKPEWVIYNEYVLTSRNFIRTVTDIRGEWLVDIAPHYYDLANFPQCEAKRVLERLYKKREREKDESKSKR, translated from the exons ATGGGAACAGAGCGGAAGAGGAAAGTAAGCTTGTTTGATGTGGTGGATGACATGCCAGCGAAGAAAGTGAATGTTGGAAGCTTAAACGGTAGCATGACGCCTTCGATTAATAAGTGGAACGGGAAGCCTTACTCACAGAGATTCTATGAGATATTGGAGAAAAGGAAGACTCTTCCGGTTTGGCATCAAAAGGAGGAGTTTTTACAGGCTTTAAAATCTAATCAAACCCTAATTTTGGTTGGTGAAACCGGTAGTGGTAAAACCACTCAG ATTCCGCAGTTTGTTTTAGATGCTGTTGAAGTTGAGACGGCTGATAAGCGCCGGAAGTATATGATTGGTTGCACTCAACCTCGGAGGGTGGCTGCAATGTCCGTGTCTCGTCGAGTTGCTGAAGAGATGGATGTTGCAATTGGGGAAGAAGTTGGATATAGCATCCGTTTTGAAGACTGCAGTAGTGCTAGAACTGTTTTAAA ATACTTAACAGATGGTATGCTTTTAAGAGAAGCAATGGCAGATCCTCTATTGGAACGCTACAAAGTAATCATTCTGGATGAAGCCCATGAAAGAACTTTGGCAACAGATGTCCTGTTTGGGCTTCTTAAAGAGGTGTTGAAAAATAGACCAGACCTAAAGCTTGTTGTTATGAGTGCCACACTTGAGGCAGAGAAGTttcagggttacttctttggtgCGCCTCTCATGAAAGTGCCTGGAAGGCTTCATCCTGTGGAAATTTTCTACACTCAGGAGCCTGAGAGAGATTATCTCGAGGCTGCCATTCGGACTGTGGTGCAGATACACACGTGTGAACCTCCTGGTGACATACTTGTTTTCCTTACCGGAGAGGAGGAGATTGAAGATGCTTGTCGCAAAATCAATAAGGAGGTTAGTAATTTGGGTGATCAAGTGGGCCCGGTTAAAGCGGTGCCTCTTTATTCTACACTTCCCCCAGCTATGCAGCAAAAGATATTTGAATCAGCCCCACCCCCGGTGGTGGAGGGTGGTCCTGCTGGCAGGAAGATCGTTGTGTCAACCAACATTGCAGAGACATCTTTGACAATTGATGGCATTGTTTATGTCATAGATCCGGGATTTGCTAAACAAAAAGTTTATAACCCAAGGGTGCGTGTTGAATCTTTGTTGGTGTCTCCTATTTCGAAGGCCAGCGCCCACCAGAGATCAGGACGTGCTGGAAGAACGCAGCCAGGGAAATGCTTTAGACTTTACACAGAGAAAAGTTTCCATAACGACCTTCAACCACAGACCTATCCAGAAATACTTCGGTCAAATTTGGCCAATACAGTTCTAACTTTGAAGAAGTTAGGTATTGATGACCTGGTTCATTTTGATTTTATGGATCCTCCTGCCCCAGAGACATTGATGAGAGCACTGGAGGTTTTGAATTACTTGGGAGCATTGGATGATGAGGGGAACTTGACTAGGTTGGGTGAGATTATGAGTGAATTTCCTCTTGATCCTCAGATGGCAAAAATGCTTGTTGTCAGCTCAGAATTCAACTGCTCCAATGAAATCCTCTCAATATCTGCCATGCTATCAG TACCCAATTGCTTTGTCCGGCCTAGGGAGGCTCAGAAAGCTGCAGATGAAGCAAAGAATCGGTTCGGTCACATAGATGGGGATCATTTGACGTTGCTGAATGTGTATCATGCCTACAAGCAGAACA CGGAAGATCCTCAATGGTGCTACGAGAATTTCATCAATCAGAGGGCTCTCAAATCAGCTGACAATGTGAGGCAACAGCTTTCTCGCATAATGGCCAGGTTCAACCTCAAGTTATGCAGCACAGACTTCAACAGTCGCGACTACTACATAAACATAAGAAAGGCTATGTTAGCTGGATATTTCATGCAGGTTGCTCACCTAGAGCGTACTGGGCACTATCTGACTGTTAAAGACAATCAA GTGGTTCACTTGCATCCGTCAAATTGTCTGGATCATAAGCCAGAATGGGTTATCTATAATGAATATGTCTTGACAAGCAGGAATTTCATCCGTACTGTGACTGATATTCGTGGTGAATG